The Haloterrigena salifodinae genome window below encodes:
- a CDS encoding glycosyltransferase family 2 protein, with protein MYKGKRIGVVVTAYDEESFVGTVIETVPDFVDRIYAIDDASPDDSWREIRRVAARINEDAEPEPALALADGGDSRRVVPIRHEENRGYGAAVKTGYKHAANDEMDVVAVMNGDGQMDPAILDRIIDPVVEGEADYAKGNRLLHPEDREGMSTFRFFGNALLTGLSKFASGYWTIGDPQNGYTAISRETIERLDLEVITNRYGFLNHVLTHLNVNECRVADVSMSAVYGEENSSIRYVPFVRFVSLLLLRSFIWRLKTRYVVEKFHPAVILYGAGATGLLGGSAGLGNSIVRALRGKDGYTGAIGSFVAVLVGLIALGFAIYLDFDENESLETTRYEYSGARTEVETPDQSIE; from the coding sequence ATGTATAAAGGCAAACGAATCGGCGTCGTCGTCACGGCCTACGACGAGGAGTCGTTCGTCGGGACCGTCATCGAGACGGTTCCGGACTTCGTCGACCGGATCTACGCCATCGACGACGCCTCGCCGGACGACAGCTGGCGGGAGATCCGGCGCGTCGCCGCGCGGATCAACGAGGACGCCGAGCCCGAGCCGGCGCTCGCGCTGGCCGACGGCGGCGACTCCCGGCGGGTCGTGCCGATCCGCCACGAAGAGAACCGCGGCTACGGAGCGGCGGTCAAGACGGGGTACAAACACGCCGCCAACGACGAGATGGACGTCGTCGCCGTGATGAACGGGGACGGCCAGATGGACCCCGCGATCCTCGATCGGATCATCGATCCGGTCGTCGAGGGCGAGGCCGACTACGCGAAGGGCAACCGGCTGCTCCACCCCGAGGACCGCGAGGGAATGTCGACGTTCCGGTTCTTCGGCAACGCCCTGCTCACCGGCCTCTCGAAGTTCGCCTCGGGGTACTGGACCATCGGAGACCCGCAAAACGGCTACACCGCCATTTCGCGGGAGACGATCGAACGGCTCGACCTCGAGGTGATCACCAATCGGTACGGCTTCCTCAACCACGTGCTGACGCATCTCAATGTCAACGAGTGTCGCGTCGCGGACGTCTCGATGTCGGCCGTCTACGGCGAGGAAAACAGCAGCATCCGCTACGTTCCGTTCGTGCGGTTTGTCTCCTTGCTGTTGCTCCGGAGCTTCATCTGGCGGCTGAAGACCCGCTACGTGGTCGAGAAGTTCCATCCCGCCGTCATCCTCTACGGCGCCGGCGCCACGGGACTCCTCGGCGGCAGCGCCGGACTCGGCAACTCGATCGTCCGAGCCCTTCGCGGAAAGGACGGGTACACCGGTGCGATCGGCTCGTTCGTGGCCGTCCTGGTCGGCCTGATCGCACTCGGGTTCGCGATCTACCTCGACTTCGACGAAAACGAATCGCTCGAGACGACCAGATACGAGTACAGCGGCGCGAGGACCGAGGTCGAGACGCCCGATCAGTCGATCGAATAA
- a CDS encoding thioredoxin family protein — protein sequence MDDPTKPTHLETGDELDAFLEGHDVALVEFYTSGCTMCQAMEPVLGNVARATGVPVALINPGDDIGLVERFEIRSVPTLILFSDGEEIDRRAEGFVGADDVVAMLEADVPEAVDAA from the coding sequence ATGGACGACCCGACCAAACCGACACACCTCGAGACCGGCGACGAGCTCGACGCCTTCCTCGAGGGCCACGACGTCGCCCTCGTCGAGTTCTACACCAGCGGCTGTACCATGTGTCAGGCGATGGAACCGGTTCTGGGCAACGTTGCCCGAGCGACCGGCGTCCCGGTCGCGCTGATCAACCCCGGGGACGATATCGGACTCGTCGAGCGGTTCGAGATCCGCTCGGTGCCGACGCTGATCCTGTTTTCCGACGGCGAGGAGATCGACCGTCGCGCCGAGGGGTTCGTCGGCGCCGACGACGTCGTTGCGATGCTCGAAGCCGACGTTCCCGAGGCCGTCGACGCGGCGTAG
- a CDS encoding nucleotide sugar dehydrogenase, whose amino-acid sequence MVGDETDVGLYDAAIEPDRQRDLLTDGEIPVAVYGLGKMGLPLAGVYAETTGNVTGVDIDPDVVDRINDGENHVIGEPGLDELVAEQVDAGRLEATTEGPEAAANARIHVIIVPTLLDDDDQPNLATVESVVDDIAAGLAPGDLVIAESTLPPGTCRDVIRPHLEQESGLAADEFGLAFCPERTSSGRALEDIRGAYPKVVGGIDSESTRAAAVVYDELSSNEVHPVSDATTAEAVKVFEGVYRDVNIGLANELGRLADELGISVREAIGTANDLPMCQLHDPGPGVGGHCIPFYPHFLLSQAEEPMDLTRTARRLNDEMPAVTVGRLEQELEATGDALADTSVVVLGITYRPGVEETRASPAIGVIDALRDAGADVAGVDPLVDPADYGARAVEIDDLADESFDAAIVVTPHAEFEAIPWADLEPMIVVDGRDAVDLSGTPHRRYTLGGTADGRPPRGDGGADAIAAAERSLTTDGGTDERPTETDGTLENTEADDV is encoded by the coding sequence ATGGTCGGCGACGAAACCGACGTCGGGCTCTACGACGCAGCCATCGAGCCGGACCGCCAACGCGACCTGCTCACTGACGGCGAGATCCCGGTCGCCGTCTACGGCCTCGGGAAGATGGGGCTGCCGCTGGCGGGCGTCTACGCCGAAACGACGGGCAACGTCACGGGCGTCGACATCGACCCCGACGTCGTCGACCGGATCAACGACGGCGAGAACCACGTCATCGGCGAACCGGGACTGGACGAGCTCGTCGCCGAGCAGGTCGACGCCGGTCGGCTCGAGGCGACGACCGAGGGCCCCGAAGCGGCCGCGAACGCGCGAATCCACGTGATCATCGTCCCGACGCTGCTGGACGACGACGACCAGCCGAACCTGGCGACGGTCGAATCCGTCGTCGACGATATCGCCGCCGGGCTGGCGCCGGGCGATCTGGTCATCGCCGAGTCGACGCTCCCGCCGGGAACCTGCCGGGACGTCATTCGGCCGCACCTCGAACAGGAGAGCGGCCTCGCAGCCGACGAGTTCGGGCTGGCGTTCTGTCCGGAGCGGACGTCAAGCGGCCGCGCGCTGGAGGACATCCGCGGCGCGTATCCGAAGGTCGTCGGCGGGATCGATTCGGAGAGCACCCGCGCCGCCGCGGTCGTCTACGACGAACTCTCGAGCAACGAGGTACACCCGGTCTCGGACGCGACGACCGCGGAGGCCGTCAAGGTGTTCGAGGGCGTCTACCGCGACGTCAACATCGGGCTGGCCAACGAACTGGGACGGCTGGCAGACGAGCTCGGCATCTCGGTCCGCGAGGCGATCGGGACGGCCAACGACCTGCCGATGTGCCAGCTTCACGATCCCGGCCCGGGCGTCGGGGGTCACTGTATCCCCTTCTACCCGCACTTCCTGCTCTCGCAGGCCGAGGAACCGATGGACCTGACGCGGACGGCCCGCCGGCTCAACGACGAGATGCCGGCGGTCACCGTCGGCAGACTCGAGCAGGAACTCGAGGCGACCGGCGACGCCCTCGCGGACACGTCCGTGGTCGTGCTGGGCATCACCTACCGGCCCGGCGTCGAGGAGACGCGCGCGTCGCCGGCGATCGGCGTGATCGACGCGCTACGGGACGCCGGCGCGGACGTCGCCGGGGTCGATCCGCTGGTCGATCCCGCCGACTACGGCGCTCGAGCGGTCGAGATCGACGACCTCGCGGACGAATCGTTCGACGCCGCGATCGTCGTGACGCCCCACGCCGAATTCGAGGCGATTCCGTGGGCCGACCTCGAGCCGATGATCGTCGTTGACGGCCGGGACGCGGTCGACCTCTCGGGAACGCCACACCGGCGGTACACCCTCGGCGGAACGGCGGACGGACGGCCGCCGCGAGGCGACGGCGGAGCGGACGCGATCGCGGCGGCCGAACGCTCGCTGACCACTGACGGCGGCACCGACGAACGACCAACGGAGACCGACGGTACCCTCGAGAACACCGAGGCAGACGATGTATAA
- the glnA gene encoding type I glutamate--ammonia ligase has product MTSGNLTSAEEEVLDEIEEQDIDFLRLQFTDILGTVKNVSVPARQAEKAFTEGIYFDGSSIEGFVRIQESDMRLVPDPDTFAVLPWRQREDGASARMICDVYNTSTGEPFEGDPRNVLKGAIERANDMGYEVNFAPEPEFFMFEEDEEGRATTDTADYGGYFDLAPKDLASDVRRDIIYGLEDMGFEIEASHHEVARGQYEINFEYDDALATADNVATFRTVVRAIAAEHDLHATFMPKPIPKINGSGMHTHMSLMTEGGENAFHDEDDEFNLSDTAHSYLAGILEHAPAITAVANPTVNSYKRLVPGYEAPVYVAWSDRNRSALVRKPAARVPAASRVELRSPDPSCNPYLAFAVMIHAGLDGIEQDLECPDPVRENIYEFDEQKREEYGIETLPSNLGEAVEALEEDEVIYNALGEHVAPKFIEAKSQEFEEYLVDVSQWEIDRYLEQY; this is encoded by the coding sequence ATGACAAGCGGAAATCTCACGTCCGCGGAAGAGGAGGTACTGGACGAGATCGAAGAACAGGATATCGACTTCCTTCGACTGCAGTTTACCGACATTCTGGGGACGGTAAAGAACGTCTCCGTGCCGGCTCGCCAGGCCGAGAAGGCCTTCACCGAAGGTATCTACTTCGACGGCTCCTCGATCGAGGGCTTCGTCCGCATTCAGGAATCGGACATGCGTCTGGTTCCTGATCCGGACACGTTCGCCGTCCTCCCCTGGAGACAGCGCGAGGACGGGGCCTCCGCCCGGATGATCTGTGACGTCTACAACACCTCGACAGGCGAGCCCTTCGAGGGCGACCCGCGCAACGTCCTCAAAGGGGCCATCGAGCGCGCCAACGACATGGGGTACGAGGTTAACTTCGCGCCCGAGCCGGAGTTCTTCATGTTCGAGGAGGACGAAGAGGGCCGCGCGACGACCGATACCGCCGACTACGGCGGCTACTTCGACCTCGCGCCGAAAGACCTCGCCTCCGACGTCCGCCGAGACATCATCTACGGTCTCGAGGACATGGGCTTCGAGATCGAGGCCAGCCACCACGAGGTCGCTCGCGGCCAGTACGAGATCAACTTCGAGTACGACGACGCGCTCGCGACCGCGGACAACGTCGCCACGTTCCGCACCGTCGTTCGCGCCATCGCCGCCGAACACGACCTGCACGCGACGTTCATGCCCAAGCCGATCCCGAAGATCAACGGCTCGGGGATGCACACGCACATGTCGCTGATGACCGAGGGCGGCGAGAACGCGTTCCACGACGAGGACGACGAGTTCAACCTCTCCGACACCGCCCACTCCTACCTCGCGGGTATCTTGGAGCACGCGCCGGCGATCACGGCGGTCGCGAACCCGACGGTCAACAGCTACAAGCGCCTGGTTCCGGGCTACGAGGCGCCGGTCTACGTCGCCTGGTCGGATCGTAACCGCTCGGCCCTGGTCCGCAAGCCGGCCGCCCGCGTCCCTGCGGCCTCGCGCGTCGAACTGCGCTCGCCGGACCCCTCGTGTAATCCATACCTCGCCTTCGCCGTCATGATCCACGCGGGTCTCGACGGCATCGAGCAAGACCTCGAGTGTCCCGACCCGGTTCGGGAGAACATCTACGAGTTCGACGAACAGAAACGCGAGGAGTACGGCATCGAGACGCTCCCGTCGAACCTCGGCGAGGCCGTCGAGGCCCTCGAGGAGGACGAAGTCATCTATAACGCGCTCGGCGAGCACGTCGCGCCGAAGTTCATCGAAGCCAAGAGTCAAGAGTTCGAGGAATACCTCGTCGATGTCTCTCAGTGGGAGATCGACCGCTACCTCGAGCAGTACTGA